From Saccharothrix espanaensis DSM 44229, the proteins below share one genomic window:
- a CDS encoding GlxA family transcriptional regulator translates to MHTVAVLALDKVVPFDLSTPIEVFTRTRLPDGRPAYRLRVCGVTPTVDAGAFAVQAPWGLEALADADTIILPGTADPTAPVPPAVLDALLAAAARNARIASICSGAFVLAATGLLDGLRATTHWAGADLLAARYPAVEVDPDVLYVDNGRFLTSAGAAAGLDLCLHLIRRDYGSAVAADAARLSVMPLEREGGQAQFIVHDPPPVPRGSALEPLLVWMRENAARDLTLADLARRAGTSTRTLNRRFREQTGDTPVQWLLRARVRQAQHLLENTDHPVDLIGARAGFGSPTAFRDRFRRVVGTSPNAYRAAFRAG, encoded by the coding sequence ATGCACACGGTGGCGGTCCTCGCGCTCGACAAGGTCGTCCCGTTCGACCTGTCGACGCCGATCGAGGTGTTCACCAGAACCCGCCTGCCCGACGGCCGCCCCGCCTACCGCCTGCGGGTCTGCGGCGTGACGCCGACCGTGGACGCGGGCGCGTTCGCCGTGCAGGCACCGTGGGGGCTGGAGGCCCTCGCGGACGCCGACACGATCATCCTGCCGGGCACCGCCGACCCCACCGCGCCGGTGCCGCCGGCCGTGCTCGACGCGCTGCTCGCTGCCGCCGCGCGCAACGCCAGGATCGCGTCCATCTGCTCCGGGGCGTTCGTCCTCGCGGCCACCGGCCTGCTCGACGGGCTGCGCGCCACCACCCACTGGGCGGGCGCGGACCTGCTCGCCGCCCGGTACCCGGCGGTCGAGGTGGACCCCGACGTGCTCTACGTCGACAACGGCCGCTTCCTCACCTCGGCGGGCGCGGCGGCCGGGCTCGACCTGTGCCTGCACCTGATCCGGCGCGACTACGGCTCGGCGGTGGCCGCCGACGCCGCCCGGCTGTCGGTGATGCCGCTGGAGCGCGAGGGCGGCCAGGCCCAGTTCATCGTGCACGACCCGCCGCCGGTGCCGCGCGGTTCGGCGCTGGAGCCGCTGCTGGTCTGGATGCGGGAGAACGCGGCCCGCGACCTCACCCTGGCCGACCTGGCGCGCCGGGCCGGCACCAGCACCCGGACGCTCAACCGCCGGTTCCGCGAGCAGACCGGCGACACGCCGGTGCAGTGGCTGCTGCGGGCCCGGGTCCGGCAGGCCCAGCACCTGCTGGAGAACACCGACCACCCGGTGGACCTGATCGGCGCGCGGGCCGGGTTCGGCTCACCCACGGCGTTCCGCGACCGGTTCCGCCGGGTCGTGGGCACCAGCCCGAACGCCTACCGGGCGGCGTTCCGGGCCGGCTGA
- a CDS encoding RNA polymerase sigma factor produces MTTSGVVARGHYSAANDDRLMALVRAGTVSAFSPLYERHLAVARARARHLVPRCPAEADEVVSEGFLRVLEVLLVGGGPTRSFRAYLLTTITRTALARKRREAQERLTGDPAADEAAHTRVDPQPYHERAVEGALERSFALRAFDRLSPSAREVLLYTEVLGLSPAGAAPLLDISPNAVSSRAHRAREALRAAYLDAHVTRRPLPPGCAHVVGELGTWARRALRPRRRSIVDEHLGRCGGCRGLADELSSLNTMRGAEPPPGLLTTG; encoded by the coding sequence GTGACCACATCGGGAGTTGTCGCGCGAGGGCACTACTCGGCGGCGAACGACGACCGGCTGATGGCGTTGGTGCGGGCCGGCACCGTGTCCGCCTTCAGCCCCCTCTACGAACGGCACCTCGCGGTCGCCCGCGCGCGGGCCCGGCACCTGGTGCCCCGCTGCCCGGCCGAGGCCGACGAGGTCGTGTCGGAGGGCTTCCTGCGGGTGCTGGAGGTCTTGCTGGTGGGCGGCGGGCCGACCCGGTCGTTCCGGGCCTACCTGCTGACCACGATCACCCGCACCGCGCTGGCCCGCAAGCGCCGCGAGGCGCAGGAGCGGCTGACCGGCGACCCGGCGGCCGACGAGGCGGCGCACACGCGCGTCGACCCGCAGCCGTACCACGAGCGCGCCGTCGAAGGAGCGCTGGAACGCAGCTTCGCGCTGCGCGCGTTCGACCGGCTGTCCCCGTCCGCCCGCGAGGTCCTGCTCTACACCGAGGTGCTGGGCCTGTCGCCGGCCGGCGCCGCGCCGCTGCTGGACATCTCGCCCAACGCGGTGTCCTCGCGCGCCCACCGCGCCCGCGAGGCGCTGCGGGCCGCCTACCTCGACGCCCACGTCACCCGGCGGCCGCTGCCACCGGGCTGCGCGCACGTGGTGGGTGAGCTGGGCACCTGGGCCCGCCGGGCGCTGCGCCCCCGGCGCAGGTCCATCGTGGACGAACACCTGGGCAGGTGCGGGGGCTGTCGCGGGCTGGCCGACGAGCTGTCGTCGCTGAACACCATGCGGGGCGCGGAACCGCCGCCGGGGTTGCTGACCACCGGGTAG
- a CDS encoding DJ-1/PfpI family protein — protein sequence MLAQIVLFDGFDPLDVTAPYAVLAAGGMTAELVSAEGAREVPSGLGPLTLRATGPLDPRRADLVVVPGATGPAEVVTAVLGRALDTGLPALLGESLARPGVTTAAVCGGSVLLALAGLITGRPATTHHLGLDTLARAGATPVRARVVDDGDLVTAAGVTSGLDLGLYLLEREIDPAAALVVEDLFEYERRGTVWRAADRVGA from the coding sequence ATGCTCGCGCAGATCGTGTTGTTCGACGGGTTCGACCCGCTGGACGTGACCGCGCCGTACGCGGTGCTGGCCGCCGGCGGTATGACTGCGGAACTCGTTTCCGCCGAGGGCGCCCGCGAGGTGCCGAGCGGGCTGGGACCCCTGACCCTGCGCGCCACCGGGCCGCTGGACCCGCGCCGCGCGGACCTGGTGGTCGTGCCGGGGGCGACCGGGCCGGCCGAGGTCGTCACGGCGGTGCTGGGCCGCGCGCTGGACACCGGGCTGCCCGCGCTGCTCGGGGAGTCCCTGGCCCGGCCGGGCGTCACCACGGCCGCCGTGTGCGGCGGGTCGGTGCTGCTCGCACTGGCCGGCCTGATCACCGGCCGCCCGGCCACCACCCACCACCTCGGCCTGGACACGCTGGCACGGGCGGGCGCGACGCCGGTCCGGGCCCGGGTCGTCGACGACGGCGACCTGGTCACCGCGGCCGGCGTGACCTCCGGCCTGGACCTGGGGCTGTACCTGCTGGAACGGGAGATCGACCCGGCGGCGGCACTGGTCGTGGAGGACCTGTTCGAGTACGAGCGCCGGGGCACGGTGTGGCGCGCGGCCGACCGGGTGGGCGCGTGA
- a CDS encoding TetR/AcrR family transcriptional regulator — MADGGGQGKPVDGRAARWAGQREKRRAEVVTAALAAIGEHGPWVSTERIAERAGISRPRLYRHFDDADDVYGAVGRRISELIIAEMVPVLTGPSGSAREIITRIVRTFVVWMTENVSLYHYVVSRSVEADPDRRLWAVDIRARISGLLGKVIGGYLALLGLDARLADPLSFGLVGMVEATTARWSVEPGELDRAELVERLSDWAWGVLDDVLRAAGLELDPDLPLPPLTIPE; from the coding sequence GTGGCGGACGGTGGCGGACAGGGCAAACCCGTGGACGGGCGGGCCGCCCGGTGGGCGGGTCAACGCGAGAAGCGGCGCGCCGAGGTCGTGACGGCGGCGCTGGCGGCCATCGGCGAGCACGGTCCCTGGGTGTCCACCGAGCGGATCGCCGAGCGCGCCGGGATCTCCCGCCCCCGGCTCTACCGCCACTTCGACGACGCCGACGACGTCTACGGCGCGGTCGGCCGGCGGATCTCGGAGCTGATCATCGCCGAGATGGTGCCGGTGCTGACCGGGCCGAGCGGCAGCGCGCGCGAGATCATCACCCGGATCGTGCGGACGTTCGTGGTGTGGATGACCGAGAACGTCTCGCTCTACCACTACGTCGTGTCCCGCTCGGTGGAAGCGGACCCGGACCGGCGGCTGTGGGCGGTCGACATCCGGGCCCGGATCAGCGGCCTGCTGGGCAAGGTGATCGGCGGCTACCTGGCGCTGCTCGGCCTGGACGCCCGGCTGGCCGACCCGCTGTCGTTCGGGCTGGTCGGCATGGTCGAGGCGACCACCGCCCGGTGGTCGGTCGAGCCCGGCGAACTGGACCGCGCCGAACTGGTCGAGCGGTTGTCGGACTGGGCCTGGGGCGTGCTGGACGACGTGCTGCGCGCCGCCGGGCTGGAACTGGACCCCGACCTGCCGCTGCCGCCGCTGACGATCCCGGAGTAG